Proteins from a genomic interval of Diprion similis isolate iyDipSimi1 chromosome 10, iyDipSimi1.1, whole genome shotgun sequence:
- the LOC124411692 gene encoding 85/88 kDa calcium-independent phospholipase A2-like isoform X1: MAWLEAIASSLVLRNILGSEIPPNKVLEVKPEQYGNRTIRCREDGIVLYGPDNRNKEKFEIVLHRPCTETLHQAYSLLRSDTLEPAENIFTVYKDKVPILVQISRELCNTNGIRRLCDVLTEHPTWTLAHLAAHLSLYDALHHTAVNSHLNSSDPATGMSPLQVAVQTNNLRIVQMLVAAQSSLEHLDHNANTVYHYAANSTKDIILALGAGLPNSLNSRNGNGHTPMHVACLSDKPECVKALLLIGADVNIPASAGQPTSPGYVGDFLHDKPNALHSQDMKFGGTPLHWSCSREVIDALIETNCDIDALNFDGRTALHIMVMRKRLNCTVALLSHMASVNILDNEGNTPLHLAVSQATPFIVQALLGFGADIDAANYKGETPRHLTPIEANADGRKVLYILHAVGAQRCPPDMEGCHIGCKHLENFDGEAPPEPPTSVPRTILDQMLYVAGMEELSTQKKRKVEGGRLLCLDGGGIRGLVLVQTLLEIESVLNKPVIHCFDWIAGTSTGGILALGLATGKTLKECQALYFRMKENAFVGPRPYSSEGLENILKAALGTHTLMSDIEHPKLMITGVLADRKPVDLHLFRNYDSPSVVLGIPPSGKFKETFPPDRQLVWRAARATGAAPSYFRAFGRFLDGGLIANNPTLDAMTEIHEYNLALRAMGREDEVKPISLVVSLGTGLIPVSQLREIDVFRPESLWDTAKLAMGMSALGTLLVDQATASDGRVVDRARTWCSMIGVPYYRFSPQMSDEIPMDERSDEKLVNMIWEAKAFMHANRDQVKELAAVLGCH; encoded by the exons ATGGCATGGCTAGAAGCCATAGCCAGCAGCCTAGTCCTTCGCAATATTCTTGGATCAGAAATTCCCCCCAATAAAGTCTTGGAAGTTAAACCTGAGCAGTATGGAAACCGCACAATACGCTGTCGAGAGGATGGAATCGTTTTATATGGTCCAGACAACCGGAATAAAgagaagtttgaaattgttctGCACAGACCTTGCACCGAGACCCTACATCAGGCCTATAG tcTCCTTCGGTCGGATACTTTGGAGCCAGCAGAGAACATCTTCACTGTCTATAAAGACAAGGTTCCCATTCTCGTACAAATCTCTAGAGAG TTGTGCAACACAAATGGAATTCGTCGACTGTGCGACGTCCTTACGGAGCATCCAACATGGACCCTCGCTCATCTGGCAGCCCACCTTTCGTTGTACGACGCGTTGCACCATACAGCAGTGAACAGCCACCTTAACAGCAGCGACCCAGCAACAGGAATGTCGCCGCTTCAGGTAGCGGTTCAAACGAACAACTTGAGaattgttcaaatgttggtaGCAGCCCAAAGTTCCCTTGAGCATTTAGACCACAATGCCAACACGGTTTATCATTACGCCGCCAATTCAACCAAGGATATAATTCTTGCACTCGGCGCTGGTTTACCGAATAGCCTCAACAGTAGAAACGGCAACGGGCACACTCCGATGCATGTTGCTTGCCTCTCCGATAAACCAGAGTGCGTAAAAGCTTTGTTACTGATTGGAGCAGACGTAAATATTCCCGCCAGTGCAGGTCAGCCAACGAGTCCTGGATATGTCGGTGACTTTTTGCATGACAAACCAAACGCTCTGCATTCTCAGGACATGAAGTTTGGTGGAACTCCTTTACATTGGTCCTGCAGTCGAGAGGTAATAGACGCCCTGATAGAAACGAACTGTGATATTGACGCTCTGAATTTCGATGGTAGAACCGCGCTGCATATCATGGTAATGCGGAAGAGATTGAACTGTACCGTGGCTCTGTTGAGCCACATGGCGTCTGTAAACATCCTCGATAATGAGGGAAACACTCCTTTGCATCTGGCCGTCAGCCAGGCTACGCCGTTTATAGTTCAGGCTCTGCTTGGTTTTGGAGCAGACATAGATGCAGCGAATTACAAGGGGGAAACTCCGCGACATCTCACTCCCATTGAAGCCAATGCCGACGGAAGGAAAGTACTTTACATTCTCCATGCTGTTGGAGCACAGCGGTGTCCTCCGGATATGGAAGGATGCCACATAGGCTGTAAACACCTTGAAAACTTTGACGGAGAAGCGCCGCCTGAGCCCCCAACCTCAGTTCCTAGAACAATTTTAGATCAGATGCTGTATGTTGCTGGGATGGAGGAACTGTCCAcacagaagaaaagaaaggtgGAAGGTGGACGTTTGCTTTGTCTGGATGGCGGAGGTATAAGGGGGCTGGTTTTGGTACAAACCTTATTAGAAATTGAGTCAGTCCTTAACAAGCCAGTGATTCACTGCTTTGATTGGATCGCGGGCACTTCGACGGGCGGAATATTGGCACTGGGCTTGGCGACCGGTAAGACTTTGAAGGAATGTCAAGCTTTGTATTTCCGGATGAAGGAAAACGCGTTCGTGGGTCCGAGGCCCTACTCCAGTGAGGGACTAGAGAACATTCTGAAGGCAGCACTGGGCACTCACACATTGATGTCTGATATCGAACACCCTAAATTGATGATAACTGGCGTTTTGGCAGACAGAAAGCCTGTAGATCTGCACTTGTTTCGAAATTACGATTCTCCAAGTGTTGTGCTTGGCATTCCACCCAGTGGAAAGTTCAAGGAAACATTTCCACCGGATCGCCAGCTTGTCTGGCGAGCTGCTAGAGCGACGGGAGCAGCACCATCGTACTTCAGAGCTTTTGGGCGATTTCTTGATGGAGGATTGATAGCGAACAACCCAACACTAGATGCGATGACGGAAATACACGAGTACAATTTGGCATTGCGAGCCATGGGCAGAGAGGATGAAGTGAAACCTATTTCCTTGGTCGTCTCTCTGGGGACTGGGCTCATACCGGTATCGCAGTTGAGAGAAATTGACGTCTTCAGGCCTGAGAGTCTTTGGGATACGGCGAAACTTGCCATGGGAATGTCTGCATTGGGAACTCTTCTGGTAGATCAAGCTACGGCGAGTGACGGTCGTGTTGTAGATCGCGCGAGAACCTGGTGTTCCATGATTGGCGTTCCGTATTACAGATTTAGTCCTCAAATGTCGGATGAAATTCCGATGGATGAGCGAAGTGATGAGAAGCTGGTCAACATGATTTGGGAAGCAAAGGCATTCATGCATGCAAATCGGGATCAGGTAAAAGAGTTAGCAGCTGTTTTAGGTTGTCATTAG
- the LOC124411692 gene encoding 85/88 kDa calcium-independent phospholipase A2-like isoform X2, which yields METAQYAVERMESFYMVQTTGIKRSLKLFCTDLAPRPYIRPIGFLLRSDTLEPAENIFTVYKDKVPILVQISRELCNTNGIRRLCDVLTEHPTWTLAHLAAHLSLYDALHHTAVNSHLNSSDPATGMSPLQVAVQTNNLRIVQMLVAAQSSLEHLDHNANTVYHYAANSTKDIILALGAGLPNSLNSRNGNGHTPMHVACLSDKPECVKALLLIGADVNIPASAGQPTSPGYVGDFLHDKPNALHSQDMKFGGTPLHWSCSREVIDALIETNCDIDALNFDGRTALHIMVMRKRLNCTVALLSHMASVNILDNEGNTPLHLAVSQATPFIVQALLGFGADIDAANYKGETPRHLTPIEANADGRKVLYILHAVGAQRCPPDMEGCHIGCKHLENFDGEAPPEPPTSVPRTILDQMLYVAGMEELSTQKKRKVEGGRLLCLDGGGIRGLVLVQTLLEIESVLNKPVIHCFDWIAGTSTGGILALGLATGKTLKECQALYFRMKENAFVGPRPYSSEGLENILKAALGTHTLMSDIEHPKLMITGVLADRKPVDLHLFRNYDSPSVVLGIPPSGKFKETFPPDRQLVWRAARATGAAPSYFRAFGRFLDGGLIANNPTLDAMTEIHEYNLALRAMGREDEVKPISLVVSLGTGLIPVSQLREIDVFRPESLWDTAKLAMGMSALGTLLVDQATASDGRVVDRARTWCSMIGVPYYRFSPQMSDEIPMDERSDEKLVNMIWEAKAFMHANRDQVKELAAVLGCH from the exons ATGGAAACCGCACAATACGCTGTCGAGAGGATGGAATCGTTTTATATGGTCCAGACAACCGGAATAAAgagaagtttgaaattgttctGCACAGACCTTGCACCGAGACCCTACATCAGGCCTATAGGTTT tcTCCTTCGGTCGGATACTTTGGAGCCAGCAGAGAACATCTTCACTGTCTATAAAGACAAGGTTCCCATTCTCGTACAAATCTCTAGAGAG TTGTGCAACACAAATGGAATTCGTCGACTGTGCGACGTCCTTACGGAGCATCCAACATGGACCCTCGCTCATCTGGCAGCCCACCTTTCGTTGTACGACGCGTTGCACCATACAGCAGTGAACAGCCACCTTAACAGCAGCGACCCAGCAACAGGAATGTCGCCGCTTCAGGTAGCGGTTCAAACGAACAACTTGAGaattgttcaaatgttggtaGCAGCCCAAAGTTCCCTTGAGCATTTAGACCACAATGCCAACACGGTTTATCATTACGCCGCCAATTCAACCAAGGATATAATTCTTGCACTCGGCGCTGGTTTACCGAATAGCCTCAACAGTAGAAACGGCAACGGGCACACTCCGATGCATGTTGCTTGCCTCTCCGATAAACCAGAGTGCGTAAAAGCTTTGTTACTGATTGGAGCAGACGTAAATATTCCCGCCAGTGCAGGTCAGCCAACGAGTCCTGGATATGTCGGTGACTTTTTGCATGACAAACCAAACGCTCTGCATTCTCAGGACATGAAGTTTGGTGGAACTCCTTTACATTGGTCCTGCAGTCGAGAGGTAATAGACGCCCTGATAGAAACGAACTGTGATATTGACGCTCTGAATTTCGATGGTAGAACCGCGCTGCATATCATGGTAATGCGGAAGAGATTGAACTGTACCGTGGCTCTGTTGAGCCACATGGCGTCTGTAAACATCCTCGATAATGAGGGAAACACTCCTTTGCATCTGGCCGTCAGCCAGGCTACGCCGTTTATAGTTCAGGCTCTGCTTGGTTTTGGAGCAGACATAGATGCAGCGAATTACAAGGGGGAAACTCCGCGACATCTCACTCCCATTGAAGCCAATGCCGACGGAAGGAAAGTACTTTACATTCTCCATGCTGTTGGAGCACAGCGGTGTCCTCCGGATATGGAAGGATGCCACATAGGCTGTAAACACCTTGAAAACTTTGACGGAGAAGCGCCGCCTGAGCCCCCAACCTCAGTTCCTAGAACAATTTTAGATCAGATGCTGTATGTTGCTGGGATGGAGGAACTGTCCAcacagaagaaaagaaaggtgGAAGGTGGACGTTTGCTTTGTCTGGATGGCGGAGGTATAAGGGGGCTGGTTTTGGTACAAACCTTATTAGAAATTGAGTCAGTCCTTAACAAGCCAGTGATTCACTGCTTTGATTGGATCGCGGGCACTTCGACGGGCGGAATATTGGCACTGGGCTTGGCGACCGGTAAGACTTTGAAGGAATGTCAAGCTTTGTATTTCCGGATGAAGGAAAACGCGTTCGTGGGTCCGAGGCCCTACTCCAGTGAGGGACTAGAGAACATTCTGAAGGCAGCACTGGGCACTCACACATTGATGTCTGATATCGAACACCCTAAATTGATGATAACTGGCGTTTTGGCAGACAGAAAGCCTGTAGATCTGCACTTGTTTCGAAATTACGATTCTCCAAGTGTTGTGCTTGGCATTCCACCCAGTGGAAAGTTCAAGGAAACATTTCCACCGGATCGCCAGCTTGTCTGGCGAGCTGCTAGAGCGACGGGAGCAGCACCATCGTACTTCAGAGCTTTTGGGCGATTTCTTGATGGAGGATTGATAGCGAACAACCCAACACTAGATGCGATGACGGAAATACACGAGTACAATTTGGCATTGCGAGCCATGGGCAGAGAGGATGAAGTGAAACCTATTTCCTTGGTCGTCTCTCTGGGGACTGGGCTCATACCGGTATCGCAGTTGAGAGAAATTGACGTCTTCAGGCCTGAGAGTCTTTGGGATACGGCGAAACTTGCCATGGGAATGTCTGCATTGGGAACTCTTCTGGTAGATCAAGCTACGGCGAGTGACGGTCGTGTTGTAGATCGCGCGAGAACCTGGTGTTCCATGATTGGCGTTCCGTATTACAGATTTAGTCCTCAAATGTCGGATGAAATTCCGATGGATGAGCGAAGTGATGAGAAGCTGGTCAACATGATTTGGGAAGCAAAGGCATTCATGCATGCAAATCGGGATCAGGTAAAAGAGTTAGCAGCTGTTTTAGGTTGTCATTAG
- the LOC124411691 gene encoding 85/88 kDa calcium-independent phospholipase A2-like — protein MDWLGNLTNDSAVLRNILGLDAKPNKVLEVKPEQYENRTVLSRQGKIYLYGPDNQQKEKYEIVLCGSCTKNPDQLYSIFRSNTLEPAEKLFAVFKDKVPVLVQISKDLCSTSGIGKLCDLLTNHPTWTLAHLAAHLLLYDAFVYAAVNSHVNTSDQTSGVSPLQIAIKANNLKMVQLLLAAKSSLDHLDHNANTVYHYAVHASSEIIMALGPSAQNSLNARNSSGYTPLHVACHANKPESVKALLLIGADVNIPPVEGKPKTPGYVGEFLRDKPDALNSNEMKYGGSPLHWSTSRETINALIEQNCDVDLVNFDGRTALHIMVLKNKLECVVALLTQMASVDIVDKDGNTPLHHAVVHASPAIVQALIGFGADINVANHKGETPRHLVNIKDNTEGKKVLYILHAVGAQRCSPEMEGCHIGCGYNENFNGEAPPEPSSAASRAVLDQVLYTASAKNQALKGECRLDGGRLLCLDGGGIRGLVLVQILLEIESVIKKPIVECFDWIAGTSTGGILALGLAVGKSLKECIGIYFDVKDKAFVGKRPYDSEGLETILKNAVGTETVMAQIKHPKLMITGVLADRMPVDLHLFRNYESPNTLLGVPPSGKFMETHPPERQLVWRAARATGAAPSYFRAFGKFLDGGLIANNPTLDALTEINEYNLALEAVGRTDEVKPVSLVVSLGTGLIPVQELKNIDVFIPESLWDTPKVAKGLSALGALLVDQATASDGRLVDRAKSWCSMIGVPYFRFNPQMSEEISMDEKSDEKIVQMMWEVKAFMHAHQNEVKKLAAIFEDQ, from the exons ATGGACTGGCTGGGGAATTTGACCAACGATTCCGCGGTTCTTCGTAATATATTAGGGCTGGATGCTAAGCCGAATAAAGTCTTGGAAGTTAAACCTGAACAATATGAAAATCGCACAGTATTGTCTCGACAAGGGAAGATCTATTTGTATGGACCGGACAACCAGCAGAAGGAAAAGTATGAAATAGTTCTGTGTGGATCTTGCACCAAAAACCCTGACCAGCTTTACAG TATCTTTCGGTCAAATACTTTGGAACCTGCAGAGAAGCTCTTTGCAGTCTTCAAAGACAAGGTTCCGGTTCTGGTTCAAATCTCTAAAGAT CTGTGCAGCACAAGTGGAATCGGTAAGCTGTGCGACCTCCTGACAAATCATCCGACATGGACATTGGCTCACTTAGCGGCCCATCTTTTGCTTTATGACGCATTTGTCTACGCAGCCGTAAATAGCCATGTAAACACCAGTGATCAGACATCCGGAGTATCGCCTCTTCAAATCGCAATCAAAGCAAACAACTTGAAGATGGTTCAGTTGCTCTTAGCAGCCAAAAGTTCCCTCGATCATTTGGACCACAATGCAAACACTGTCTATCATTATGCGGTGCATGCAAGTTCAGAGATAATTATGGCCCTTGGTCCAAGTGCTCAGAACAGCCTCAACGCCAGAAACAGCAGCGGATACACACCTCTGCACGTTGCCTGCCATGCCAATAAACCAGAGTCTGTTAAGGCTCTGCTTTTAATTGGGGCCGATGTGAATATTCCCCCAGTGGAGGGTAAACCAAAAACACCTGGCTACGTGGGTGAATTCCTACGCGACAAGCCAGATGCCCTAAattcgaatgaaatgaaatatggTGGATCTCCGTTACACTGGTCCACGAGTAGAGAAACGATCAATGCCTTGATAGAACAGAATTGCGACGTCGACCTTGTCAACTTTGATGGAAGAACCGCCCTGCACATTATggtattgaaaaacaaactagaGTGCGTCGTTGCTCTGCTGACACAAATGGCGTCTGTTGATATCGTTGATAAGGATGGAAATACTCCATTGCATCACGCCGTAGTTCACGCTAGTCCAGCCATAGTTCAAGCACTCATTGGATTCGGTGCAGACATCAATGTAGCAAATCACAAAGGCGAAACACCTAGGCATCTCGTTAACATAAAGGACAACACTGAAGGGAAGAAGGTCCTTTATATCCTACATGCCGTTGGAGCACAGCGATGTTCTCCTGAGATGGAAGGATGCCACATAGGCTGCGGTTACAACGAAAACTTCAATGGCGAAGCGCCGCCTGAGCCTTCCTCAGCAGCTTCTAGAGCGGTCTTGGATCAAGTTCTATATACTGCGAGTGCAAAGAACCAGGCTTTGAAGGGCGAGTGTAGACTCGACGGTGGACGTCTGTTGTGCCTCGATGGTGGCGGCATTCGTGGGCTAGTCTTGGTACAAATCCTTTTGGAAATCGAGTCTGTGATCAAAAAACCAATTGTTGAATGTTTCGACTGGATTGCTGGGACTTCAACAGGTGGTATTTTAGCCTTAGGTCTAGCAGTTGGCAAGAGTTTGAAGGAGTGCATAGGGATATACTTTGATGTAAAGGACAAAGCTTTTGTAGGCAAAAGACCCTACGACAGTGAAGGCCTGgagaccattttgaaaaatgcagtCGGTACTGAAACAGTAATGGCTCAAATTAAGCACCCAAAATTGATGATAACTGGAGTGTTGGCAGACAGAATGCCAGTGGATCTGCATTTGTTTAGAAATTATGAATCTCCAAACACTCTGCTCGGAGTTCCGCCTAGCGGAAAGTTCATGGAGACACACCCGCCAGAGCGTCAGCTTGTTTGGCGAGCTGCTAGAGCCACGGGAGCAGCTCCTTCGTACTTCAGAGCGTTCGGAAAGTTTCTTGATGGAGGATTAATCGCGAATAATCCTACACTGGATGCTTTGACAGAAATAAATGAGTACAATCTGGCACTTGAAGCTGTCGGAAGAACAGACGAAGTGAAACCTGTTTCTCTTGTCGTCTCGCTGGGTACTGGTCTCATTCCAGTACAAGAGCTTAAGAACATCGACGTCTTTATACCAGAAAGTCTTTGGGACACACCGAAAGTTGCTAAAGGCTTGAGTGCGTTGGGAGCTCTGTTGGTCGATCAAGCCACAGCAAGTGATGGTCGCCTTGTCGATCGTGCAAAATCATGGTGCTCGATGATCGGCGTTCCTTATTTCCGATTCAATCCTCAAATGTCGGAGGAAATATCGATGGATGAAAAGAGCGACGAGAAGATTGTTCAAATGATGTGGGAAGTCAAGGCATTCATGCACGCTCATCAAAATGAAGTAAAGAAACTGGCTGCTATATTTGAGGATCAGTGA